Proteins from a single region of Methanothrix sp.:
- a CDS encoding zinc ribbon domain-containing protein: protein KDRVHECPRCGLRLDRDLNAALNILTLGLRGRACGDAG from the coding sequence GAAGGATCGAGTCCACGAGTGCCCGCGATGCGGGCTCAGGCTTGATCGGGATCTCAACGCGGCATTAAACATTCTCACCCTCGGACTGAGGGGCAGAGCCTGTGGAGATGCTGGATGA